The genomic window GATATGACCTTCACGCAATTCCAGATAGGGTAGCGCCTCTGCACTGAGGTCAACGCCGGTGCACACTTTTTCCAGTACCTGGCGTGATAACGGGCCTGCAATGTTTACTGCGGCATACGCCGAGGTGACATTGGCAATATCAACGTCCAGTCGCCACTGGGCATTCCACTGCAACATACTCTGGAAGACGCGACCGACACCGCTGGTCGTCGCGGTCACGTAAAAATGATCGTCAGCGAGGCGGCAGGAGACGCCGTCATCGATGACCACGCCCTGTTCGTTGGTCATGGCCGCGTAACGGGTGCGTCCCACCGGCTGCTTGAGGAACCCAAAGGTGAAAATGCGGTTAATAAACTCTGCCGCATCAGGCCCGCGAATGTCGATGCCGCCCAGGGACGAGACATCAATTAGCCCGACGCGCTGCCGGACCTGCTGGGCCTCTTCCTGCATGCACTGATGACGGTCAAGGCGGCCATCTGCGCAGGGGTAGTACGCCGGGCGTTGCCAGTCGCCGGCGGGCATCATTTTCGCCCCCAGTTGCACATGGCGCTGGTGCATGGTGGTCATCCGGTAGGGGTCAAAGCTGCGCCCGGCAAGGTGCGCCAGGGTTTCGGCGCTAAAGGGCGGGCGCGCCGTGGTGACGCCGGTTTCACTGACAGAGCGCTGGGTGGCATCAGCCACCAGCCGCGCAGTTGGCAGCGCCGAGTGGCGGCCCTGGGAAGGGCCCATGCCAACGGTGGAAAAGCGTTTGACCAGTTGCACATCTCGGTAACCGTGGCGAGTGGCGTTGACGATATCGCGGATCTGCAGGTCTTCGTCAAAATCGACAAATTCCTTGCCTTTGGGGTGGGCGAAAATGGGCCAGGGAAAGTTGACCTGTTTAGCGGGCGGCCCTATGGGCGCCGTGCCCGGTGTTGGCAAGCCGAGGCTTAACAGTGCCTGAGTAGCCGCGTAGGCGCCGTCCTGAATCACCTGATCCAGATCATGCAGGCCATTAACCGAACCAGCCACGTATAAATGCTGGGGCAGGTTGGAAAGTGAGAACTCAGCGGCAGCGTCGTTATAGCTGAGCTTGCCGCCTGCCTGGCACACCAGCTGATAGACCGGCATGTAGCCTGCGGTCATGCACAGCAGATCACAGTCAAGGGTAATGCTGTCGGTTGCGACCTCACCTCGACGGCTGATACGGCGTATATCAACGCCTGTCACCCGGTGCAGGTGCTTATCGCTCAGCGCTTCAAACACCGTGTGTTCCTGGTACAACGCAATGGCGTGTTGCTTGAGCGTTTCCATCAGCGCCGCATCCGCCGGGCCAGATCGCATATCGACCAGAGCAGCCACCTTGACGCCTTGCTCATGCAGATCAAGAGCGGCCAAATAGCCATCATCATTACCGGTAAGTACCACCGCGCATTGCCCTGGACGAACGGCGTAATGGCGCATCAAGCGCTGGGCGGCGCTGGCCAGCATGACCCCTGGCAAATCGTTGTTACGAAAGATAACGGGCTGGTCGAAGGCGCCGCTGGCGACGATGCATTCCTTGGCACGCACCTTGTACATCCGCTTGCCCTGAATGACCGGCAGGTAGTTATCGGTGAACCAGCCATTGCAGGTGGCATCAACGAGCACCCGGATATTGGGGTGGGCTTCCACAGCCGCGACCTGTTCCTGACGCACCTGGGAGGCGCGATGGCCCTGCGCATCGAAACGGGCATAAGTCAGCGCACCGCCGAGCAAGGGGGATTGTTCGACCAACAGTACCTGAGCGCCTGCCTCGGCGGCGGTCAAGGCCGCGTTGAGCCCGGCAGGGCCACTGCCCACTACCATGATGTCGGTAAACAGGTAGGCCTTGTCGTGATAATCACCGCTTGCCTTGAGGTCAAAGCGTCCTAGCCCGGCTTTTTTGCGAATCAGCGGCTCCCAGACTTTCCAGGCGCCCTTGGGCTTATAAAATGAGCGGTAATAAAAACCCACCGGCATGAATTTCGAGAACTTGCCAAGCCGCATGTCACGGTCATGGTCGAGGCTGCCGTTATAGTTCTGGCCTGTGGCGTTCAATCCCTCAGAAACAGGGTGGGTATCGGCCAGCACGTTGGGTTCATCGGGTAGCTGCACCAGGGTATTGGCATCCTGGCCGGCCATGGTCAACGGGCCGCGCGGGCGGTGGTACTTGAACGAGCGCGACAGCAGGTAGCGGCCATCAGCCGCCAGGGCGCTGGCAATGGTATCGCCCGCAAAACCTTGGTAGCGCACCCCTTCAAAGCATATTTCAACCGCTGCCTGACGGTCGATATGGCTGCCCATGGGGGCGGGTAGGCGCGTTGAAGCCGTCTGGGAGTCCGTGGCGTCGTGTTGGCTCATGCGTCGGTCTCCTGTGTGGAAAATTCAACCCGCTCCCGGAAGATTTCCTGAGGGTCAAAAGTGCGCAGAATCTCGTCCGTGACGGTATGCCGTTCGGCCAGAAACCAGTAGCTGGACGCCGCATGCATCCACCACTCGGTGACAACGACTGCGGTGTTGTCGCTGTAAAACACGTAGCCTGCCCATTCCCGGTCGCTACAGGCGTCGGGCATTGGCTTGAGCTCGCCGCCATAGATAAATTCACTGATATTACGCGGCCCGTTGAGCGGGCAATGCATGACTTTCATGGAACCTGCCTCTTGTTAGTGGCTGGCCGCTGTCGCGCCCATTTCGTTGACTTGCTGGAAGTTGGCAAAACGTTCCAGCTGGAATGGCTTTATCAGTGTGGGCACCTTGCCGCCACTGGCGACCAGTTCGGCCATGGTCTTGCCGCAGATAGGCGTGGCCTTGAAGCCCCAGGTGCCCCAGCCGGCATCCAGGTAATAGTTCTCGACCGGACTTTCGCCCATGATCGGGCTGTAATCAGGGGTCATGTCAGTAATCCCGCCCCATTGGCGCATCAGTTTGGCCTTGGCCAGGAAGGGAAACATCTCGATGCCACTGGCAATCAGGCTTTCTTTCATTTCAAGCGTAGAGCGGGTGTTGTAGAGCGGATAAGGGTCTGAGCCACCGCCGAAGACCACTTCCCCTCGGCTGGTCTGCTGCACATAGCAGTGCAGGGCAGAGGAGCTGACCAAGGGGTCGAGAAAGGGCTTCACTGGCTGGGTAACCATGGCTTGCAGCGGATAGCTGACGATAGGTAGGCGAAAGCCCGCCTTCTGGGCCAGCACCGAGCTGTAACCGGCCACGGCCTGGACGGCGCAACCACACTGGACGGTGCCGCGATTGGTTTTGACGCCGGTAATTCGCCCGCCCTCGATGATCAGGTCCTGAACGTCGGTCAACTGATGGATTTCCACGCCACGCTTGGCGGCTTCCTTGGCATAGCCCCAGGCCACGGCATCGTGGCGGGCCGTCGCGCCGTCGCGGTGCCAAAGACCTGCCAACACTGGCAGGTGTCCCGGGTCGAGGTTGAGTGTCGGCACCAGTTCCTGAATCTGCTGGCGGTCGATCATCTCGGTGCGTCCGCCAAAGTGCTTGTTGACTTCAGCCCGCTGACGAAAGGCGCGCACGGTTGCATCGGTGTGCGCCAGGGTCAGTTGGCCGCGCTCGGAATACATGATGTTGAAGTCAAATTCGTTTGAGAGGTTCTGGAACAGCTTGACCGACTCGCTATAGAACTTGACCCCTTCCGAGGTCAGGTAGTTGGAACGGATCACGGCCGTATTACGCGCTGTGTTGCCGCCGCCAAGGTAGGCCTTCTCAAGTACGGCAACCTTGGTGATGTGGTGATATTTCGCCAGATAATAAGCGATGGCCAGCCCATGACCTCCGCCACCGATGATCACCACATCGTAGGAGGGCTTGAGCTCTTTGGGGGGAGGCAGATCCACATCGACCGTGTAGTCCGAGGACAAGCCGTACTTCAATAATCCAAAAGGCATGGGAGCCCTCCTGTGGTGCATCGATTAATGACTGGCCCAGCGTTAACGTCAGGAGTGGTTATCTAGCCAGTTCATTGCTGTAGGTGTCTTTATTTTTATATGAATACTTAAATTCATATATGTATTATAAATGGGGTTATTTTCCATTTTTAGCCATATTTTATTCACAATAAAGATTATCTTTATATTTAGACGTTTGTCGAGCCGAAAATTGTCCAGCGTCGTTGAGAGACCAGCATCCGTCGAGGAAGGATCACTGTCTCTCAAAGCGTGCAGCGCAAATGGCTAAGTGTGTGGCGTGTAGTGATGTGTACTTATATAGCGAGGGGGCGTGCAGCTTGGGAAAAGGCGAGAGTGAAATATCTGGCGTTCAGGCAGTCGGCTCAAACATCCGAGCGTAAATATGGCAATCGACGGCATAGCAGAGGCAAGCCGCTGCTTCGAGGCCAAGGCGGTTCTCGTGCCAGGCGTGCCTGTAATTCATGAAAATGAGCGCAGGCCGCTGATTGGGCAATCTGGTTCATCAAGACGTCAAGATAACGTTTCATCAGCTGCTCAATCACCGGGCTTTTTGCCAGGTGCGCCTGAAAGCGTGCCGATGACATGCAAAGCGCCTGGCCCGCACCCTGAACCAGCATCTGTAGCGAGCTTGTGTGAGAGCCGAGTATCAGCGAGACACCCACCATGCCTTCATTGCCGGCCATGGCAACTTCCAGGCGGTTACCGCCTTCCAGCGTGGCAATCAGGGAAATAAGGCAGTCAATGGGAAACAAGGCATACGAGACTCTTTCACCTGGCTCGGTCAATATATCGCCAAAGTTCATCTCGACTATTTCGCAGTCAGCAAGAAAGGCGTTTTTTTCTGTGTTGGGCAAGCTATCGAGAAGTTGATTAGTATTGAAAGCATGAAAGGTGCCCATGTGCTTACTCCTGATGGGAACAATTGGCCAGCGGCACAGTTGCTGATCAAGGCTATGGTGGCGATTGCACACGGCTGGGAGTGGTTTCGCCGCCCATAAACAGCGAAATACCCACAATTCCCTCGGCGCCGACGACGGCAATCTCGGTCGAATCACCATCTTCCATAACACATAGCAAGGATACGATAGAATCTGTCGGAAAATAGACATGCTGCATCGCTTGTCCGGACTCGACCAGCGAATCGCCCAGTACCAGATCGACCTTTTCCATATCAGGTGCCAAGCGCTGATATTCATCCATCGGTAACGCCGCTAAAAGGTCATTCTGACGAGGGTCGCAGCCGTGCGGATCATGATGTGGCGGGATCATGAGTAAAACCTTCATGTGAGTTAATGGGGCAGTGATAAAGCGCTACTTAATAGGTGAGTTTATAGAAAATCAGAGAATCGCTATGTACGCTAGCGTACTAAAGCGGTGCCGTCACACCATTATTATTACTTTTTATTGGATAAGCCCCAGAATTTCATCCAAACTGGCATTATTGAAGCGTGACTTGGCAAAGCGATAAACTTAAACATCCATTTATATTAAAATTGTCTTTTTTAGATTTATATTTATAATGAATTCTGAAAAATGCCTGGCGCTATAAACCACCGATAAACCTTTGTTATCGGGAGAGATTCGTCGAGTAAACATAATGATGAAACAACAAGATGCTCGCTGTACGCCAGCGTTGATTGACGACCTGGAGCAGGTCAATGCTCATATGCTGCAGTCAGAGAAACTCGCTGCCATTGGCCAGCTTGCCGCAGGAGTTGCCCATGAGATCAATAGCCCGATCGGTTATGTGTCCTCCAATCTTGCTACCCTATCAGAATATCTCAGCGATATTCTGCGTCTGACCGACGGTATCGATAAGGTGGCGAGTCTGGATGAACTCAAGGAGCTGAGGCAGCAGCTTGATTACGGCTATATTCGCGACGATATCGAGCAGCTGGTAGCTGAATCCAATGAAGGTATCCAGCGGGTCAAGCGTATTGTCATGGCGCTCAAGGATTTTTCGCATATTGAAGATGAGACGTTTCGCCTGGCGGATCTGCATGATGGACTCGATACCACCCTCAACCTGGTCAGTCACGAAATCAAGCACAAGGCCAAGGTGAGCCTGGAATATGCAGATTTGCCCCAGGTGGAATGCATGCCTTCCCAGATCAATCAGGTGGCGCTGAATCTCCTGACCAATGCGGCTCATGCGGTAGAGGTGGGTGGCCAGATTATCCTGCGCACGGGCCGTGATGCGGATAGCGTCTGGTTTGAGGTAGAGGATAATGGCCATGGAGTGGCTGCCGAAAACGTTGATCGACTTTTTGAGCCGTTTTTTACCACCAAACCCAAAGGAGAGGGAACAGGGCTTGGTCTGGCGCTTTCCTATAGCATTGTATGTAAGCACCACGGTTGCATTGAAGCCTTTAGTGCCGAAAACAAGGGGAGCCGCTTTCGTGTGTGCTTGCCGATCACCCAGCCAGCCCATGAGCCTACGCTGGCGGAAAGCCCATGAGCATAGCGCTGAGTGTACCCGTAGGTGAGACGACCCTTTTACTGGTGGACGATGAACCTGAGGTGCTTCACGCCCTTGGGCGCCTGTTGCGTAATGAACCCTATCGTCTGCTGTTTGCAGCTGATGCTGACCAGGCGCTAGCGCTGTGTGCGGATAATGTTGTAGATCTGGTCATGACTGACTATCGCCTACAGGGGCAGGATGGCGTTGAGCTGCTGGGCCGTATCCAGCAAAGCCACCCGGATTGCCTGCGCCTGTTACTGACCGGGCAGGCCGATATGCAGGCAACCATTCGTGCCATCAATGATGGTCATGTCTATCGCTTTATCGCCAAGCCATGGAATAACGAAGAACTGCGCCAGGTACTTAAGCAAGCGCTTTCCCATCAGCAGTCCGAGCGTGAGCAGCAACGTCTGAAAGTGGTGACCCAGCAGCAGAATCAAGCGCTTGAGGCACTTAATGCCAGCCTTGAAGAGCGAGTTGAAGCCCGTACTCAAGAGCTTCGCCAGTCTGCTGCTATGTTGGATGCCGCCTATAGTGAGCTGCAGCAAAGCTATGTTACCGCTACCCAGGTGTTCTCCACCTTACTGAATCTGCGCTTGCCCAAACGATTGCAGAGCAACGGCCAGGTCGGTGATCTGCTGGAGGGGTTTGCATCTCGTTATGGGCTTGACGCCGAGCTTGCCAGAGACCTTGCCATGGCCGCAGCGCTCTATAATCTTGGCAAGCTGTGCTGGGACGACCGCCTTCTTGATACCCCGTCCGAACAGCTTTACGGGGCGGATCTGGATATCTACCGTAACTACCCGGTGGTTGGTGAAAGTCTTCTCATGTCGCTTGAGCACCTGGCCCCGACAGCACATATTATTGGCCATCACCATGAGCGCTGGAATGGCAGCGGATTCCCTAACCACCTTAAAGAAGAGGCGATTCCCTATGGTGCTCGCCTGCTGGGAATTGCGGTGGATTTCATCGAGCTGCAGCGGGGCATGCTGCTTAAACGCAAAGTGCCGCGTGATGATGCCTTGATGTTGCTTGAGAAACTGGCGGGTCGGGTCTACGACCCGGTGCTATGCCGTGACTTCATTACCCTGTGCCGCGAAGACGCCCCGGACCTGGGGGTTAAAGACCCGGATATTCAGGCGCTGGCAACCCGCCAGGTAGAGGAGGGCATGGTGCTTGCTGAAGATCTCTATACGCAAAGCGGTGTGCTGTTACTGAATGCTGGCAAGGTTCTGGAGCAGACATTGATCGACAAACTGATACGCTTTGAGGAGCTTGAACATACGCGCTATACGCTGCTTGTCAGACCACCGGAAGAGCCATCCGACGATGAATAAACATGCCCTTGTATCCCGCGTGACAGCATGAAGATTTCTGACCTGCTGCTTGAAAAGGATCCGTTTTTTACGCTTTCTCTTGACCTCTTTGCCTGGGTGGATCGCGCTGGAAACTTTCTGCAGCTTAACCCTGCTTTCAAGCGCTTTCTGGGTTACGAAATTGATGAACTAAAAGGTCAATCCTTTACTTATCTGGTGATCGCTGAGGATTGCTATCTGGTGGAGAACGCGCTCCAGTGCCTGGATGCCGAGTCGCCAGTGCAGGATCTGGTGGTTCGCGTTGAGGATTCATGGGGGCACATACACTGGATGGAGGTCAAGGCCGCTCTGTGCGCGCAGGCGCTGATTCATATGGTCGCCCGGGATATCACGCATCGCCGACGCCTGGGGCAGGAGGTTGACCGTCTGGCTGAGCGTCTTACCACCACGCTGGATAGCATTACGGATGGGTTTTTTACGCTGGATCACGAATGGCGCTTCACCTATCTGAATGTCACTGCGCAGCGTCTGTTGAAACATGAGCTGGGCGAGCTTGAAGGTGTCAGCCTATGGGATGCCTTCCCCGAGGGGCTGGGCACCCAGTTTGAACGCCAATACCGACGCGCTCTTGACGATAACATCAGCGTCTCCTTTGAGGCTCGCTATCCGGATCTTGGGCTCTGGCTTGAAATCACTGCCTACCCTTCCCGCGAAGGGTTGGCCGTGTATTTTCGTGATATCACTACACGCAAGGCCAATGAGCAGCGGCTGTATATTCTGGAACGCAGCATCGCCGCGAGCATCAATGGCGTGGTGATTACCGATGCCACCCAGAGTGACCATCCGATTATTTATGCCAACCCGGAATTCGAGCGGCTGACCGGCTATCAATATGAGGAAATTCGAGGGCGAAACTGTCGCTTTCTCCAGGGGCCAGACACTGATCCCCAGGGCATTGCCAAGGTGCGCGCCGCTATACTTAATGGCCAGAAAACCCAGGTTATATTGCGCAACTACCGCAAGGATGGCACGCCATTCTGGAACGAGTTGAATGTTTCACCCGTCGTGGATGAACAGGGTCAAGTCACCCACTTTATCGGTGTACAGCACGATATCACCATTCAGCGCAATTACGAGCAGCGTCTGGCCTTTAACGCCACCCATGATCTTTTAACTGGGCTGGCTAATCGCACTTTGCTGGAAGACCAATTGACAGAAGCGGTTAACAACACCCCCAAGGACACTGTGTTGGGCGTGCTGTTTGTCGATCTTGATGGCTTCAAACCGATCAACGATACGCTTGGGCACCGGGTTGGCGATAAGCTGCTTAAGCAGGTTGCCAAGCGCCTTTTGCAAGAAATTGAACCTGACAACACGGTTGCCCGTTTTGGTGCCGATGAGTTTGTGGTGGTCATGCCAGCCTGTACAAGCCTGGCGATAGTGCAATCCATGGCCGAAAGGCTGCTTGCCATCATTGCCCAGCCCTATCGGATTAGCGACAACGAATTGCGCATCACGGCTAGTATTGGTGTCGCCATCAAGGAGGGGTTGTTGGCGTCGCCGATGATTCTGGTACAACAGGCGGATATGGCCATGTATCGAGCCAAGCACCAGGGCCACAATGCCATTTACTGGTACCGCAAAGAGCTTGGGCAAAAGGCAAGCGAGAGTGTTTCATTGCGTCGTGACCTGCAAAAAGCCATTGATAACGAGCAGTTTAAACTGTATTACCAACCCCAGATTCACAGCCCAAGCGGGCGAGTGACCGGCTTTGAGGCGTTAATCCGCTGGCAGCATCCTGAACGTGGCCGCGTATCGCCTGCGGATTTCATTAGCCTTGCTGAAAGCACTGGCCAGATTATTCCGATCAGCGATTGGGTGTTGGCTACCGCCTGCCGTGATGGTAAAGCGCTCAATGCCCTTGGCCTGGGTGATTTCAGCATGGCGGTCAATATCTCACCCATGCAGTTTCAGCGTACCTACTTTGTGCGCGATCTTCTCCGCGTGCTCAAGAAGAGTGGCCTGCCGCCGGGATTGCTTGAACTTGAGTTGACCGAAGGGGTGTTGATGGAAAGTGCGGATTGGGCACTGAACACCTTGAAAGGCATAAGAAGAGAAGGGATTCAGCTAGCGATTGATGATTTCGGCACCGGCTTTTCGAGTCTTAGCTACCTTAAGCATCTGCCCGTCAGCAAGATCAAGATAGACCGTGCATTTATCAAAGACATCATCAGCGACCATCGTGATGCAGCGATTGTGCGGGGAACCATTGCCATGGCGCGGGCGATGGAGTTTGAAGTGTTGGCTGAAGGCGTTGAGACCCATGCCCAGTTTGCTTATCTTTCCCGCCAACTGTGCACACACTATCAGGGTTTCTATTTCGCAAGGCCCATGCCGCTGGATCGCTTGAAAGTATTTCTTGAGCAACATCATCGCGAGCAGGAGGCCTTTGAAGCCCAGGTGGATGAACCCACAAGGCCGACGCTTTTACTCCTTGATGATGAGGTGAATATCTTGCGCGCTCTTTCGCGTCTGCTGCGTCGTGAAGGGTACCGTATCCTGACGGCGCAAAGTGTCCATCAAGCCTTTGAACTATTGGCCAGCGAGGAAGTTCACGTCATTATCAGCGACCAACGAATGCCGGAAATGAGCGGTACCGTGTTTTTCCGTCGGGTCAAAGAGATTTATCCTGACATCGTTCAGGTCATGCTGTCGGGGTACACTGACCTGAAAACAGTCACGGAGGCAATTAACGAAGGGGCAATCTACAAATTTCTGACCAAACCCTGGGATGACAGCGAGCTGCGCCAGGTGGTCAGGAAAGCCTTTCAGCAATCAGCCTTGCAAGCGCTATCCTGAAATAGGCGTCATGCTTATAGATTGCAATGGCGTAATCGTGAGGGAAAAGCAGCAGGTTCTGTTGATCACATCAATCAACAGGTTTATGCAGTTTGGGCTTGCTACGCTTTGAGCGCATAGCGCAACATCCTTGTTTAAGCATTTCCCTTGCCATGCTCAACCTGAGTATGACGCTTATGATATTCAGTCACCGTGCGCTAGCGAACGCAGGGTTGAAAAGAACAATTAATATGATTTATAGCTGCTTGTGTGCGTTAGCGCACAGAGCAGGCACCGCCCATGGCCTATGCTGATTGTAGATGCTGCAAGGGAGGGAGGGAACAAGCTTTACATGGAATGTTGCATCGTGCGTCGCAAGGATTGCGACGTCACCAATACGAACATATCAAAACAACGCCATCAAGGCTATTCGCTAACGTGGCAGTATCAGACCTGGCCAGACGCTCTCATGAAAACATTTTGTATTGTATTTAATACGATATGAAATACTATTAAGCCTTTACGAATATGGCTATCACGGAGACGTCTCATGCCTCGCCCCGGTATCACTTATGAACAGGTCGCCCAGGCGGCCAACATATTAGTTGAGCAAGGCAATAAACCCACCATACAGCGCATTCGGGATGAGCTGGGCACGGGAAGCCCGAACACTATTCATCGCCACCTGCGCGATTGGAAAGCAACCCAGGTACCTGCAGAACGTAAATCCATTCAGCTGCCTGACGCCTTGATCCGCGCAATAGCCGATGAAATAGAGCGCCAGGTGTCGGTAACGCGGGCTGAAGTGGAAGCACAGGCCCAAGAGTCACAGCAAACCGCTGATACACTGGCAGAAATCGGTGAAGAGCTGGAAGCTCAGGTTGAGCAGTTGCTGTCTCAGGTCAGCCGTCTGGAAGGCGAGCGTGATGATGTCATTGAAGAACGTGATACCGCACAAAAAGAGGTTGAGCGCCTGGGTAAAGCACTGAATGAAGAACGCCTGGACGCCGAAAAAACGCGAGAGGCTCTAACCCAGGCTCAAGCGCGTATCAAACTGCTTAGCGAGCAGCGCGATGAATATTATCATACAAGCATGGAAAACCAGCGCAAGCTTCAGGCGATTGAGCGCCTTCAACGTACCACCGAGCGTGCCAAGGCGGCCGCTGAAGCCAAGCAGGCCGCTGCAGAACACAATGCAATAGATCAGCGCGAGGCCCTGAAAGCAGAACGCCAAGCCCGCAAGCAAGATGCTGACGCCGTGCGTAAGGAGATCGCCCAGATGCGCAACGAGTGGAAAGAGCGCCTGACAGTTCTGGAGCAAGGCGTTCACAGCGCCGAGCAGCGCGCCATCGCCGCTGAACGGGCACGCTCCAAAGTGGAGATACAGCTAAAAGCGTTCAAGAGCCAGGATGGTGTCAGGCCGCCGGGTAAGCGGCGTTTGAGCAAAGACGGTTAGGAGCTGCCTCCTGCTTGCCACTGTTCGAATCGCTTATGTAAATGGTCTCGCACCCGTGCATACCAGCCAACATCCTTGGTGATGGCCGTCCGGTTGTTATAGGGATGCGTAGGTATGTGTGGGCGAATATCAAAGCCGTCAGGGTGTTTATGAAGCAGGGCCGAGGCAGAGTGGCGGGCGGGGCCATAGGCAATACGTTCTGCGACGGCTGCCAGTCGTTGGGTGCTGGTAGCAAAGCGAATAAATTGTTGAGCGGCCACCTGATTGGTAGCCGACGTTGGAATTGCCCAGGTCTGATGTTCCTGTATCTGGCTGTCCCAGATAATCTGAATCGGGCTGCCCTTGGCAATGGCGGCAAAAAAACGTCCGTTATAGCCAGATGCCATAACTACTTCGCCGCTTTCCAGCAGTTCTACCGGTTCGCTACCTGCCTGCCACCACAAAGTGTGCGGCCTGAGCGCGTCAAGGCGCTCAAATACCAATGCCATGCCCCGCGGCGTACTCAGCAGTGGGTAAAGGGATTCGCGGGGTACATCAA from Halomonas sp. CH40 includes these protein-coding regions:
- a CDS encoding DNA-binding protein, whose protein sequence is MPRPGITYEQVAQAANILVEQGNKPTIQRIRDELGTGSPNTIHRHLRDWKATQVPAERKSIQLPDALIRAIADEIERQVSVTRAEVEAQAQESQQTADTLAEIGEELEAQVEQLLSQVSRLEGERDDVIEERDTAQKEVERLGKALNEERLDAEKTREALTQAQARIKLLSEQRDEYYHTSMENQRKLQAIERLQRTTERAKAAAEAKQAAAEHNAIDQREALKAERQARKQDADAVRKEIAQMRNEWKERLTVLEQGVHSAEQRAIAAERARSKVEIQLKAFKSQDGVRPPGKRRLSKDG
- a CDS encoding extracellular solute-binding protein produces the protein MRLINTLLVCVSTSLPVLAAASPQPQPTPLVVASWGGAYQAVLEEVLFEPFTAATGIQVETVPYSGGLEILEATPPDLIDMTKNAAMAACEQGQLIPLTFDDLPDGADGTPARRDFIDSAFSECALTHLLYATVIAYDTRAFKGFIPSRVHDLFNLQDFPGKRALQDIPDANIEWALRSFDVPRESLYPLLSTPRGMALVFERLDALRPHTLWWQAGSEPVELLESGEVVMASGYNGRFFAAIAKGSPIQIIWDSQIQEHQTWAIPTSATNQVAAQQFIRFATSTQRLAAVAERIAYGPARHSASALLHKHPDGFDIRPHIPTHPYNNRTAITKDVGWYARVRDHLHKRFEQWQAGGSS